The genome window CCGTCCTTGGTGACGGTCGGCGATCCCCACTTCTTGTCGAGCACGACATTGCGGCCGCGCGGTCCGAGCGTGACCTTGACCGCACGGGCGAGCTGCTCCACGCCCTCGAGAATCTTGGCGCGAGCCTCACCACTGAACAGCAACTGCTTCGCAGCCATCGCTGCCTCCTATCGAGTCTTCGCGCCGCCGATCCGCCTGCGCGGTGGCCGGGCGCGAGGTGGAATTACTTGGTGAGCACTCCCAGCACATCCTCTTCGCGGAGGATGACGTATTCGGTGCCGTCGATCTTCACGTCGGTGCCGCTGTACTTGCCGATCAGCACGCGATCGCCCTGCTTCACGTCCATGTTGATGCGCTTGCCCTCTTCGGTCAGGCGGCCGGGGCCCACGGCTACGACCTCGCCCTCCTGAGGCTTCTCCTTGGCCGTGTCGGGAATGATGATCCCGCCGCGAACCGTCTCCTTCTCCTCGATGCGCCGAACCAGAATGCGGTCGGAAAGAGGCCGGACGTTCATGGTGACTCCTCCTCCACGTGACAGGTGCCCGAAATGGGGCGTGTTCGAAGTGATGTGCGAACGCGTCGCGATGCCGCGCGTTCGGTCGCGCGCCGCGAACCCGCATTCAACGGGGGCTCGCGCGTCGCGGCGCGGGCTCAGAGCCCGCGGACGACGAGAAAATAGTGTGGGCGCGTGTAACGTGCAAGTCGGATGAGCAACTTATTGCAATGTCTTGAATTGCCGAATTTGATTCGGCGAGGCGCAAGTCATTGTGCCCAAATGGCACGGCTGGTCTGGCAGGTCGTGGCCGGGGCTGCCACGAGGGGTAGGCGGGCGCTCAGTTCTCGAAGATCGCCTGGCGGGCGGTGCCGTCGAGGAACCCGGTGGTCACCGATCCCACCACGGTGACGTTCTGCCGTGGCTCGGGCTTGTGAGCGCGCGTGAACACCACGATGGTGTCGCGGCCCTGGTGGAGATTGAAGGCGTACCCATCTCCCATCGGGAAGACGTCGCCGACCCTGCCCTCGACGCGCACGATGTGCCCGTCCCAGCGGGCGGGGTCCTTGCGCAGATTGCGCAGCGAGACGCCGGGCTCGGAGTGCGGCCAGAACAGCCAGCAGGTCAGCACGACCAGCCCACCGCCCAGAATGCCGAGTTGAATCGGGCGATTGGCCCGCAGCGCGTCGAGCAGGATCACCCACCACGGCTCTTCGAGCGGGCGAACCCGCGGGCGCGGGCGTGGCGGCGGCGCTTCGACGGTGGCCAGCGCCTGTGCTTCCTCGCCCCCGGCGGGCGGATCGAGATCCGGCAGCGGCGTGCGCACCGGCGGCTCGCTCGCAACGGCATTCGAGCGGGCGCCCCCGCGCGCTGGAGCCGCGGGCGCTGCGGCGGCCGGCGACTTCGGAGTCGAGGTCGCCGGCGCCACGGCCGGCGTCTTCAGCGTCGGAACGCTGCTCGCCGCCGCAGTCCAGGCCACCGGTTTCGGGGCAGCGGGCGGAATCGGATTCGGAGGCACCACGC of Candidatus Sulfotelmatobacter sp. contains these proteins:
- the groES gene encoding co-chaperone GroES produces the protein MNVRPLSDRILVRRIEEKETVRGGIIIPDTAKEKPQEGEVVAVGPGRLTEEGKRINMDVKQGDRVLIGKYSGTDVKIDGTEYVILREEDVLGVLTK